TTGGAATAAGgtggttactgagtttctcactaaatttttcccaccaaagaagctgactaagcttaggatgaaggttcaaaccttcaggcagaacgatggtgagactctgtatgaaccttgggagagatacaagctactgattaggcaatgccctccggacatgttctccaaatggactcaactagacatcttttatgaaggcttgggtgaaACGTCCAAGATAAGCTTAGACAATTCTGCAAgaggttcattgcacaagaagaagacaccagaggagactattgagattattgaattggttgctagcaaccaatatttatactcatataacaggaatcctgtgaacactGAGGCTCCTCAAAAGAAGGGTGTTATGGAAGTGGAAGCTCTCAATGctattcttgctcagaacaagcttatgtctcagcaaataaatctacttactcaacatatgggtggcatgcaagtctcaactatcaacacccaaaatccaccaCAGGAAGTCTCCTATAACATTGCAGGAAATTttgtgcaaaatgataattatgattatgctcaaccttcttttgaacaggtgaattacatggggagtggtccTAGGAATCCCAACAATGACCCATATTCTAAGACATAAAACCagggatggagaaatcacccaaattttggatggaggggtcaacctcagagacctcagaacttcaacaataattctTGGGGCAGTTTCCAATAGAATAATGATTTGGAAGCAATATTGACAGGTTTTAGACAGGAAACCAGAGCATCCATCAAGAACCTGGAGATTCAAATGGGTCAAATAGCCACCAGAGTTAATGAAATTGATTAGAGGACCACTAATAGCCTTCCTagtaacacaattccaaatccaagagaAGAATGGAAGGCTATCTCCGtgataagtggacaagtggcAAGTACGGAAGCACAAGTTATACAGGAAATcagagcctccattagaaatttagaggtgctagtgggccaactgagcaagcaaatacttgagaggtctgcaagtacatttcaaggtgatacagtggtgaacccaggagaagattgcaaggttattcaattgagaagtggtaaagtagctggctctgagaccaaggtcaatgaagagttagttgaaaaagaagctctagaggagaagaaggaagaagtagagcacgcccctccaaagcgtgcagacaacccattcccagactctcttgacacttatcctacACTACCAAAGGCTCCTAAGTACAAGCCTAAGATGCCgtatcctcagagacttcaaaaggagaccaaggacaagcagttctcaaagttcttggaaatcttcagaaagttacaaatcaatattccttttgctgaggttttagagcaaatgcctatctatgtcaagttcatgaaggagctgttgtcaaagaaaaagcgTTTAAAGGGAGATAAGACAATAGTCCTgactaaggaatgtagtgctgtcattcagaataacttgccaaggaatatgccagatccagggagctttcaaattccatgcaccattgagagcacaacctttgagaaagccctatgtgatctgggggcaagcataaatctaatgcccttatctgtgatgaagaagctgcaaatccaagaggcacaacccacaaagatagcattacagatggtagacaaatctatgaagcctgcatacagattagtggagaatatcctggtcaaagtgggtaagttcttcctcccagTAGACTTTGTGATTCTGGACACAGAGGAGGATGAGAATGTctctataattctaggaagaccattcctagccactgaaagagatctgattgatgtagaagtgggtgaattagtgcttagagtgcataatgagcaaatggtctttcatgtcttcaaagatatacatccaacaggtgaagaagagaggtgcatgCAAGCTGAGCTTATTGATCCAAACCTTCAAAAATCGCCTGATGATACACAGCAGAATCTGCAGCTCAAACCTCCCTTGGTAATAGTCAATAAAATTCCTCCTGatatcaaacctaagtttgatgttgggaatgcatcatctaccaaggaggaggttccaaaaaagaagaaagtacccagaggatggagaaacaaaaagattcccactgaaggtttctccccaggaatgaaggtggtgttgaccagcaatccagcatgggtttatacagtaatcagaatcctctctctggagcatattgagctacgttatggagacacaggaaagaagttcaaagtaaggggtgaagagctgagcccctatgatcctcctccttagaggagctTACCGTCAAGCTAGTTAtgataaagaagcgcttgtcgggaggtaacccgataatttcgtatccttagctatttttatttttcgtagtagtaattttcttatttgatttttattgagttcttactaattttctgatcatgctgCTATTTTATCACAGGAACCGAACACCTCAagctctatatatatatatatatatatatatatatatatatatatatatatatatatatatatatatatatatatatatatatatatataatgtgcATACGACACGCAAGCGTcactgacgcgaacgcgtcgatCATGTATGAGTGAAAAAATAACTTTAATAGAGAGTTACACAGGAGTGGCGCCAGAATGGAGCCTTTTGCACAAACGatcccacgcgttcgcgtcgtttgTGACTTTCGCCATTCACGCGGGCGCGTCcccgacgcgaacgcgtgacctgCAACTTCGACATTAAGGAATAtttgacagagagttgcgcaAGATTGGGGTAGAAAGTGTGCTAAAAGCACAAGTTAGaacacgcgaacgcgtgactaACGCATTCGCGTCAGTTGCACatatggccatccacgcgaccgcgtgcacGACGCGAACACGTCGTATGAAAATTTGGCTACCAAGCCATGCGAACAGAGAGTCGCGCGGGTGCTCGACTAGCTTTGCGCGAATCGCACAAAATCCATGGCACACAAACGCGTACCTGATGCTAACGCGTTATTAAGAAAATTcgcgacccacgcgtacgcatgctgcacgcgtacgcatcgccgTCGCCGCACCGTTTtcacttttctttctctctctcccaatcctaattctctcttattcttttatcttTATACTCTTCTTTCCTCTCACTATTTATTCTtgttttcagttcttctttgcttgaggacaagcaaacctttaagtttggtgttgttggACGCTGTGCTTATTGGTTTTCTGgcacaaaagggaggcgaatcatcttcattaaggagcacaacctgaagaataaagcgactgctaggataactaaggtggttgagtttctttcatttttttattcttcccctctttttctatgttatgttccggctttctgctattttgctttgattgttgcatgatccttttattagttagaatcttTGGactagtttatttttctttcaattgcTTTAATGCTAAAATgatgtttcatgtaccactcactgaacttgaatctaaaaagaaaagaaaaagaagtgatgtattgcatgagaaattgagttaattttaagaatagtctgatttacttaaatgtggtggcattttctgtgatttttgaatgcatgatatgaacagtgcatatttgaatttgaataaagggatgttgatgtataaggaacaggaattttAATCCTTAATGcaaaagaaacaaaacaaaaaaaatattttaataaataaataaataataataaaagcaaggtccaaggctctgagcatcaatgactagggaggtcagacatgattaaatgctcaaagagttgtttccctactCATATGCTtatggtgtgattgtgtcaagtaatccttgagacagaacacttagagtcgagatcagttgcatttaacagagtatgccaaaggctttgagcaccactgtctgggagtaattaaaagaaaaatcagaactcaaagagagttccccaattaagtgcttgtggtgtttctgtgtcaagtaaagcttgagacaaaacatttaaagtcacggctaggctcaaggtgcaaagcaccaaagaaaaataaattaaagtaaattttgttgtgttcaaggattaaactgaaatataaagatcagagaattcataatattatccagATTCTAATTTTGAATGACAATAACATTCtcgattcaaaggagagtgagatgccaaacctattcaggattACAGCGATAAATcccactataaaaagagacatgagcttaatcaaactctcattctcatgcaaattcacatcccaagcctatattagttttggttgcttgaggacaagcaacagtttaagtttggtgttgtgatgcgtgagcatcttatctatcttttcctagtgaatttgcatctaatttgttgagtttaattaagaattaattatattttagccactatggatgctattttgagttttgtgcaattttatttattttaggtagcattcggagagatttgatgaagtttctgcagagaaaaaagaagaaaccaaagagatgaccagcgaagaccgacgcagacgcatggctcacgcgaccgcgcggaatggagaaatcgcaatgacacgatcgcgtgcctgacgcgaacgcgtggactggaatttgcacaaatgacgcgagcgcgtggatgacgcggatgcgtcacatgcgcgatctgcaataaTACAGAAAATGCTGGTtacgatttctgggctgttttgacccagtttccaacccagaaaacacagattagaagctgcagaatgggcaaatcaagtggtccccacccatcagcggaagacttgttaattaattcgtatttaaattcaaatctaatTTTGAGGAAAAGAGAGGATCgagataattatatttttaggattagttataagtaggaactctgtacatttagacagGGGATATAGACATTGTtaccagaacccttatttttcttctttgaaccatgagcaactaatcctccattgttaaggttaggagctctgtctattttcatggattgattcatttgatctttttaatttaattcatgtcttgatttatatttcaataattgttttcgttctttattttatgaatatgggtagaacggaagtatgacccatgttctaattgagttcttgtaaaacttggaaaagctctttacttgaacaacagcttgaaaacatattatactgaatttttaattgtttgtatttaatgggatacgtgacatataatccccttatttgtggataattaggattcttttggcatataaactagaaattgatcatcaccctctaattggaattaattgaccaaggaattggcaattaatgaattttagaggagacttggaaggtctaagaaattagggtctagtcacatatagtttgccatgaaattaaatcttacatgattaaattaattagtaataaaagttaatccggaaaatagataactctgaagccttaactccTTTCTCAATACTTTATTCTCAACTTATTTATCTGTCTGCCTTTAATATTCCAAATTTGCtatttaatgctctttgaatatctcaaaactattttctgcttgcctaactaagttaatcctatcaaacactattgttgcttgatccatcaatcctcgtgggatcgacccttactcacgtaaggtattacttggtacgacccggtgcacttgccggttagtagtgTGGTTTGTAAAATACCGCATCAAAAACTTCTAATTGCTTTGACATTGCAAGGTGGGGGTAACTTTTCAATCACctccacttttgccttgtccACTTCTATGCCCCTTTTTGAGAGTTTATGACCAAGGACCACCCCCTCTGTAACCATGAAATGGaatttttcccaatttaaaacaaggttggTCTCTTAGCATCTCTTTAGCACCAAGGCCAAGTGATGTAGGCAATCAGAATATGAGTTACCAAatacagagaagtcatccataaacaCCTCAATGAATCTTTCAATCATATCTGAAAatatggagagcatgcacctttggaatgttgcaggtgcattgcacaatccaaatggcattctcctataAGCAAAGACACCATATGAACAAGTAAAAGAAGTTTTCTCCTGGTCCTTGGGGTTTACAACTATTTGGTTGTAACCCGAATAACCGTCAAGAAACCAGTAGTATTCATGTCCGGCCAGCCTCTCAAGCATCTGGTCCATGAATGGTAGGGGAAAGTAGTCCTTCCTGGTAGCTTCATTGAGCTTCCTGTAGTCGATGCACATGTGCCAACTAGTCACCATTCTTGTTGGTAtcagctcattcttctcatttggTACAACAGTGACCCCTCCCTTCTTTGGAACTACTTGTACAGGGCTCACCCAAGGGCTGTTTGAGATGGGGTAGATCACTCCAGCTTGCCACAACTTCAACACCTCCTTCTGGACCACTTCATTCATAGTTGGGTTcagtcttctttgttgttgtcttGAGGGCTTAGCACCCTCCTCAagcaggatcttgtgcatgcacaTTGAGGAGCTGATCCCCTTTAAGTCTATGAGTGTCTAGCCTATACCATCCTTGTGTTGTTTCAGCACTTGGATGAGTTTCTCTTCTTGCTCCTTACTCAAGCTTgagttgatgatcactgggTAGGTGCTGTGTCACCCAGATATGCATATTTCAAGCTTGAAGGTAAGGTTTTCAGCTCTAGTTTTGGTGCCTCTTCTCCATTGTTGTCTTTGTGGTTTGTCATGATTGAACTTCCCAGTGTTCCTTGTGGTAGTTCTCCATATGATGTTTGTTGCTCCAATTCCATAGTTCCTTCACATTGCTCTTCTTCCAAAACTCCTTGAACTATCTATTCTATGGTGTCCACCATCATGCATTCTCCTATTGATTCCTTGGGGTAACTCATTGCCTTGAAAACATTGAAGATCATCTTCTCCTCATGCAATCTCAAGACTAGTTCCCCTTTTTGcacatcaatgatggctccagcagtagcTAGGAATGGCCTTCCTAAGATAATTGAAGTGTTAGCCTCTTCTTCCATATCCAGCACAACAAAGTCAGCTGGGAAAATAAATTCTCCCACTTTCACCAATAAATCTTCCACTACTCCATGTGGAAACTTGA
Above is a genomic segment from Arachis stenosperma cultivar V10309 chromosome 1, arast.V10309.gnm1.PFL2, whole genome shotgun sequence containing:
- the LOC130981466 gene encoding uncharacterized protein LOC130981466, which codes for MTRKKNWEETETIVLTEECSAIIQKKLPQKMKDPGSFQIPYIIGDINIEKALCDLGASINLMSLNMMRRMRTEEAKPTRMALQLADRTFKFPHGVVEDLLVKVGEFIFPADFVVLDMEEEANTSIILGRPFLATAGAIIDVQKGELVLRLHEEKMIFNVFKAMSYPKESIGECMMVDTIE